The Miscanthus floridulus cultivar M001 chromosome 17, ASM1932011v1, whole genome shotgun sequence genome has a window encoding:
- the LOC136518349 gene encoding uncharacterized protein yields the protein MARSAHDEVTDSGAFDPSPSTFRSFVSRDSSARFPAAPGRYHLYVSYSCPWACRCLAYLKLKGLYHVIGFTSVKPIFERTKETDDHMGWVFPAAGDEEPGAEPDPLNGAKSIRELYEIASANYAGKPSVPVLWDKRLKTIVNNESSEIIRMLNTEFNEFAENPGLDLYPAHLQSSIDEINELVYEAINIGVYKCGFAKQQGPYDEAVIKLYEALDKCEDILSRQRFLCGNQLTEADVRLFTTLIRFDEVYSVYFKCNKKLIREYPNLFNYTKDIYQISGISNTVNMEHIRKSYYGGSRTSSLQEVRESWI from the exons ATGGCACGGTCGGCGCACGACGAGGTGACCGACTCCGGGGCCTTCGATCCGTCGCCGTCCACCTTCCGGAGCTTCGTGTCCAGGGACAGCTCCGCCCGGTTCCCCGCCGCGCCGGGGAGGTACCACCTCTAcgtctcctactcttgcccctgGGCGTGCCGGTGCCtggcctacctcaagctcaagggcCTCTACCACGTCATCGGATTCACC TCGGTCAAGCCCATCTTTGAGAGGACCAAGGAGACCGACGACCACATGGGGTGGGTGTTCCCTGCCGCCGGAGACGAGGAGCCCGGCGCCGAGCCCGACCCTCTCAACGGGGCCAAGAGCATCAGGGAGCTCTACGAGATCGCCAGCGCAAACTACGCCGGGAAACCAAGTGTCCCT GTTCTGTGGGACAAGCGGCTCAAGACCATCGTCAACAACGAGAGCTCCGAGATCATCCGGATGCTCAACACAGAGTTCAACGAGTTCGCCGAGAATCCTGGCCTGGATCTCTACCCTGCTCATTTACAGTCCTCCATTGATGAGATCAATGAGTTGGTGTATGAGGCGATAAACATCGGCGTCTACAAATGTGGCTTTGCAAAGCAGCAGGGGCCATACGATGAG GCTGTCATCAAACTGTATGAGGCTCTGGACAAATGTGAGGATATTCTAAGCAGGCAACGCTTTCTATGCGGCAATCAACTTACAGAGGCAGATGTTCGCTTGTTTACAACTCTTATAAGATTTGATGAG GTTTACTCTGTTTACTTCAAATGCAACAAGAAGCTTATAAGGGAATATCCAAATCTTTTCAATTACACCAAGGACATATACCAAATTTCTGGTATTAGCAACACGGTTAACATGGAGCACATTCGGAAGAGCTACTATGGAG GATCACGTACAAGTTCGCTCCAGGAAGTAAGAGAGAGCTGGATATGA
- the LOC136516402 gene encoding uncharacterized protein translates to MDTNFNSVLWSASEINMVKSLITSHITNNSYTSSAHINDYFGMPTEAPPMDNMDMLQAYPMDEIEATRRVEGQQHMPNVVSKQRRHAVWFWTIEEHRIFLRGLEVFGHGKWKNISMYFVPTTTPLQISSHAQKYFRRQEYTTRKQCFSINDVGLYDTQPWVQNNSSSWEALTFVGGAYNTNYNGFDGKHVAFNSLACASQASVNQVATWIMDHQATISSSVAPVMEVDGSQMTSNGHQLGGFLYN, encoded by the exons ATGGATACCAACTTCAACAGTGTGt TGTGGAGCGCCTCCGAGATCAATATGGTGAAGTCACTCATAACTAGTCACATCACCAACAACTCTTACA CAAGCAGTGCCCATATCAATGATTACTTTGGGATGCCAACGGAGGCTCCACCCATGGACAACATGGACATGTTGCAAGCTTATCCAATGGATGAGATCGAGGCCACGAGGCGTGTAGAGGGACAACAACACATGCCAAATGTTGTTTCTAAGCAAAGGAGACATGCAGTGTGGTTTTGGACTATAGAGGAGCACA GAATTTTCCTCCGTGGTCTAGAAGTGTTTGGCCATGGTAAATGGAAGAACATCTCCATGTACTTTGTCCCCACAACGACACCGTTGCAGATCTCTAGCCATGCACAAAAGTATTTTCGTAGGCAGGAGTACACCACCAGAAAACAATGCTTTAGCATCAATGATGTCGGCCTCTATGACACACAGCCATGGGTGCAGAACAACTCTTCTAGCTGGGAGGCACTCACCTTCGTTGGCGGTGCTTACAACACAAATTACAATGGCTTTGATGGAAAACATGTTGCCTTTAATAGCCTTGCATGTGCCAGCCAGGCAAGTGTCAACCAGGTAGCTACATGGATTATGGACCATCAGGCAACAATAAGTTCTTCCGTAGCTCCAGTGATGGAGGTGGACGGGAGCCAGATGACCAGTAATGGTCATCAACTGGGAGGCTTTCTTTACAACTAG